A stretch of the Candidatus Omnitrophota bacterium genome encodes the following:
- a CDS encoding serine hydrolase — protein sequence MMRYLFYCPFFFLSLFVANAGGQEADPLPWTTAWDAGMDIEFINKAFDEVDKVIQAKGAPGAVGAIIKDGSFVARRALGNMQSNIIYRSAETGQITYTPIPEPMLESTLFDLASVTKMIATTTSMMILLERGKIELDKPVCAYIPEFGARGKEKIAVRHLLTHTSGLPAWFPFYLDCVNREEVFQMIYEDVDLVYKPGEKRIYSDLGFITLGRLVEVVSGERLDRYAKKNIFEPLGMKDTTYLPWKRERLYSAPTEYDPLRNRALRGIVHDENARSLGGVSGHAGLFSTVNDLAVFAQMLLNKGEFKGVRILSEKTIETMLTPQITDEAMKKGSGFLQTRKQLLGWWGMDDAVTIGDMGGLPSVKAFGHSGFTGTMICIDPEHKAAAILLTNAVHPRREDTQKMKLYNGFYLNVSKSLVGEKNVNAAPQD from the coding sequence ATGATGCGTTATCTTTTCTATTGCCCCTTTTTCTTTTTGTCTCTATTCGTCGCGAACGCCGGGGGACAAGAGGCGGATCCTCTGCCTTGGACAACGGCGTGGGACGCGGGCATGGATATCGAATTCATCAATAAAGCCTTCGACGAAGTCGATAAAGTCATCCAAGCCAAGGGCGCGCCGGGAGCGGTGGGGGCAATTATCAAGGATGGCAGTTTCGTAGCGCGGCGGGCCTTGGGAAACATGCAGAGTAACATAATCTATCGCTCGGCGGAGACGGGACAAATTACGTATACGCCCATTCCAGAGCCAATGCTGGAATCGACGCTGTTCGATTTGGCTTCCGTTACCAAGATGATCGCTACGACGACGTCGATGATGATTCTACTGGAGAGAGGTAAGATCGAACTCGACAAGCCGGTTTGCGCCTATATTCCCGAATTCGGAGCGCGGGGCAAGGAGAAGATCGCCGTACGGCATCTCTTAACCCATACTTCCGGCCTGCCCGCTTGGTTTCCTTTTTACTTGGATTGCGTCAACCGGGAAGAAGTATTCCAGATGATTTACGAAGACGTCGACTTGGTTTACAAGCCCGGCGAGAAGCGGATATACAGCGATTTGGGTTTCATCACGTTGGGGCGGCTGGTGGAAGTCGTATCCGGCGAGCGTTTGGATCGGTATGCAAAAAAGAACATATTCGAGCCGTTGGGAATGAAGGATACGACGTATCTGCCCTGGAAGCGCGAACGTCTGTACTCGGCGCCTACGGAATACGATCCCTTGCGCAACCGCGCGCTGCGGGGAATCGTCCATGACGAGAACGCCCGCTCTTTGGGCGGCGTTTCGGGACATGCGGGACTGTTTTCTACCGTGAACGATCTGGCCGTTTTCGCGCAGATGCTTCTCAATAAGGGTGAATTCAAGGGCGTAAGGATTTTATCCGAAAAAACCATCGAGACGATGTTGACGCCGCAGATTACGGACGAAGCGATGAAAAAAGGATCTGGCTTCCTGCAAACGCGCAAGCAATTGTTGGGATGGTGGGGGATGGACGACGCCGTCACCATCGGCGATATGGGCGGGCTGCCCTCCGTCAAAGCATTCGGCCATTCGGGCTTTACGGGAACGATGATCTGCATCGATCCGGAGCATAAGGCGGCGGCGATTCTGTTGACGAATGCGGTTCATCCCCGGCGGGAGGATACGCAGAAAATGAAATTATATAATGGATTTTACTTGAACGTAAGCAAGTCTCTGGTTGGGGAAAAGAACGTAAACGCCGCCCCGCAAGATTGA
- a CDS encoding sodium/solute symporter (Members of the Solute:Sodium Symporter (SSS), TC 2.A.21 as described in tcdb.org, catalyze solute:Na+ symport. Known solutes for members of the family include sugars, amino acids, nucleosides, inositols, vitamins, urea or anions, depending on the system.): MEPIAYFILILYFAALVFIGALCSRKQDSLSEFFLAGRTMPAWAAMAAVVATETSAVTFLGAPAMTFAEGGDFSFLQAAFGYIVARIILALYFLPKFFEREIVTIYEFIGLRFGKRAQKTTGLFFFVTRSLAAGVRHFAAALVISVILKIDLTSAIIVTGIVSLIYSYMGGISAVIWTEVLQLVVMIAGGIVAFFYLLHLVPGGWSQIIAAGVANHKFTFIHWDWNPSGNYSLFIGVLWGTCLSLSSHGADQDIVQRLLACRNLRSAQTAIVGSGIFVFFQFLFFLFIGVMLFAFYGTLPPDLENANQLLPYFSVKNMRPEASALVIAAILSAALSSTASALNSLSSTSVNDFILAWRSKQLDSAQLVRISRIFTLIWTVILIVIAILASGSQNILETGLSIPSYTSGSLLAAFLLGIFTPLRQQNAIISGMFGGLIVVLFLSYCGYPFTWFIPAGTAAAILTAYGVEWVMNQRHTSEVK, encoded by the coding sequence ATGGAACCAATCGCGTACTTTATATTGATTCTCTACTTCGCAGCGCTGGTTTTTATCGGCGCTTTATGCTCGCGCAAACAGGATTCGCTGTCTGAGTTTTTTCTGGCGGGGCGCACTATGCCCGCTTGGGCGGCGATGGCGGCGGTGGTGGCGACGGAAACCAGCGCCGTAACGTTTTTGGGCGCGCCCGCCATGACCTTCGCCGAGGGGGGCGACTTTTCGTTTTTGCAAGCGGCGTTCGGCTATATCGTCGCCCGCATCATTCTGGCGCTCTATTTTCTGCCCAAATTTTTCGAACGCGAGATCGTAACGATCTACGAATTCATCGGCCTGCGGTTTGGCAAGCGCGCGCAGAAGACGACGGGTCTTTTTTTCTTCGTTACGCGATCGCTGGCGGCGGGCGTGCGCCACTTTGCAGCGGCGCTGGTGATTTCGGTGATTTTGAAAATCGATCTGACCTCGGCCATAATCGTTACGGGTATCGTTTCGTTGATTTACTCCTATATGGGCGGCATTTCCGCCGTCATCTGGACGGAAGTTTTACAGCTTGTCGTCATGATTGCGGGCGGGATCGTCGCTTTCTTTTATCTTCTGCACTTGGTTCCAGGCGGATGGAGCCAGATTATCGCCGCAGGAGTTGCGAATCATAAATTCACGTTCATCCATTGGGATTGGAATCCATCCGGCAATTATTCGCTGTTCATCGGCGTATTGTGGGGAACGTGCCTCAGCCTGTCGTCGCATGGCGCCGATCAGGATATCGTGCAGCGGCTGTTGGCCTGCCGCAATCTGCGCAGCGCCCAGACGGCCATCGTCGGCAGCGGCATTTTCGTTTTTTTCCAATTTCTATTTTTTCTTTTCATTGGCGTGATGCTGTTCGCCTTTTACGGAACGCTGCCGCCAGACCTGGAAAACGCCAACCAGCTGCTGCCTTATTTCTCCGTGAAAAACATGCGTCCGGAAGCGTCGGCTCTGGTGATCGCCGCCATTCTCTCTGCCGCCCTGTCCAGCACGGCGTCGGCGCTCAATTCGCTTTCTTCCACCTCGGTTAACGATTTCATATTGGCCTGGCGCTCGAAACAGTTGGATAGCGCGCAGTTGGTGCGAATATCGCGAATATTCACTTTAATATGGACAGTGATCCTGATCGTAATTGCTATCCTAGCCAGCGGTTCGCAAAATATCCTGGAAACGGGTTTGAGCATTCCCAGTTATACGTCCGGCAGCCTGTTGGCGGCTTTTCTTCTGGGCATTTTTACTCCCTTGCGCCAGCAAAATGCGATCATTAGCGGCATGTTTGGGGGATTGATTGTGGTGTTATTCTTATCGTATTGCGGTTATCCCTTTACGTGGTTCATCCCCGCCGGAACCGCCGCCGCCATACTGACGGCGTACGGCGTCGAATGGGTGATGAACCAACGCCATACTAGCGAGGTGAAATGA
- a CDS encoding DUF433 domain-containing protein, producing the protein MTKDELLSRIAVNPLVCFGKPCIRGRRIWVSLVLDLLADGMTNEELMREYEITEEDIRACLAYGAEMSRERYVPISMEAD; encoded by the coding sequence ATGACAAAAGACGAACTGCTTTCTCGCATAGCCGTCAATCCTCTCGTTTGTTTTGGAAAACCTTGCATCCGAGGCCGCAGAATATGGGTTTCGTTGGTGCTGGATCTTCTAGCCGATGGCATGACGAACGAGGAACTTATGCGGGAATATGAGATAACCGAAGAAGACATCCGCGCCTGTCTTGCTTACGGCGCAGAAATGTCGCGCGAGCGGTATGTTCCCATTTCTATGGAAGCGGATTGA
- a CDS encoding DUF5615 family PIN-like protein: MRLKLDENLGASAAKFFRDAGHDVETVRAEGLAGAEDRRIISVCRVEKRCLVTLDMDFSNPLVFDPTKYCGIAVLRLSTRPTWNDIKAACCCLIRGFSLQDIQGKLWIVHHDRIREYAPD; encoded by the coding sequence ATGAGATTGAAATTGGATGAAAATCTTGGGGCTTCAGCGGCTAAGTTTTTTCGCGATGCTGGTCATGACGTAGAAACCGTTCGCGCCGAAGGATTGGCGGGCGCAGAAGATCGGCGCATCATTTCGGTTTGCCGGGTTGAAAAGCGTTGTCTCGTCACTCTCGATATGGATTTCAGCAATCCTCTGGTTTTCGATCCGACGAAATATTGCGGCATCGCCGTCTTGCGTCTTTCCACCCGCCCAACATGGAATGATATAAAGGCCGCTTGCTGTTGCTTGATTCGCGGATTTTCTCTTCAGGACATTCAAGGTAAATTGTGGATCGTTCACCATGACCGAATTCGCGAATATGCGCCGGATTAA
- a CDS encoding anhydro-N-acetylmuramic acid kinase produces the protein MSVDYTLFDGCRQLRQAAGRQPLLGIGLMSGTSIDAVDAAVVRFAPCGDLPITLMGYVEKEIPPEWRERILLAMNPTKSSTPLVCQLNMELGKLFAEAALEAARRAGVSMQDVDFIGSHGQTIYHIPRADPARDWRTPSTLQIADPCVIAERTGVLTVGDFRVRDMVAGGVGAPLIPFADAFLFAHPDEDRLCQNIGGIANCTLLRRDGILLAFDSGPGNMIMDALIRRSGSGQHFDADGALARQGRVIPALLQAALTHPYFAIQPPKATGHELFGEAFVDWFVEQSPQALLTDRLATACELTAQSIARAYRDFVYLLSQPKQVIVSGGGAKNPFLLQKLQAAAPELQWRAIDEFGLPADAKEAAGFAILAFATLHNIPANVPSATGAHSPVILGKIAPGGKRMKFHFG, from the coding sequence ATGTCCGTAGACTATACCCTGTTTGATGGTTGCCGCCAACTCCGCCAGGCCGCGGGCCGCCAGCCTCTTCTCGGAATCGGCCTCATGTCGGGCACATCTATAGACGCCGTGGACGCCGCCGTGGTTCGCTTCGCTCCTTGCGGCGATCTTCCCATAACATTAATGGGTTATGTAGAAAAGGAAATTCCGCCCGAATGGCGCGAGCGCATTCTTCTCGCCATGAATCCAACGAAATCGTCAACACCTTTGGTCTGCCAGTTGAATATGGAATTGGGAAAACTCTTCGCCGAGGCGGCGTTGGAAGCGGCGCGGCGGGCGGGCGTTTCTATGCAGGATGTCGATTTCATCGGCTCCCACGGCCAGACCATTTATCATATCCCCCGCGCCGATCCCGCCCGCGATTGGCGCACGCCCTCTACGCTGCAAATCGCCGATCCTTGCGTCATCGCCGAACGAACCGGCGTTCTCACCGTCGGCGATTTTCGTGTGCGGGATATGGTCGCGGGTGGCGTGGGCGCGCCGCTCATCCCCTTCGCGGACGCTTTTCTCTTCGCGCATCCCGATGAAGACCGGCTCTGCCAGAATATCGGCGGCATCGCCAACTGTACGCTATTGCGGCGCGATGGAATCCTTCTCGCCTTCGATTCCGGTCCCGGCAATATGATTATGGACGCCTTAATACGCCGCAGCGGCAGCGGCCAGCATTTCGACGCCGATGGCGCGTTAGCCCGCCAAGGGCGGGTCATCCCTGCGCTGCTGCAGGCGGCGCTTACGCATCCCTATTTCGCCATCCAGCCGCCGAAAGCGACTGGCCATGAGCTCTTCGGCGAAGCTTTCGTCGATTGGTTCGTTGAGCAATCGCCCCAAGCGCTGTTAACGGATCGCCTCGCCACCGCCTGCGAACTCACCGCCCAATCCATCGCCCGCGCCTATCGCGATTTCGTCTATCTCCTCTCCCAACCCAAGCAGGTCATCGTCAGCGGCGGCGGCGCCAAGAATCCCTTCCTCCTGCAAAAGCTGCAAGCGGCCGCTCCCGAACTGCAATGGCGCGCCATCGACGAATTCGGCCTGCCCGCTGACGCCAAAGAAGCCGCAGGCTTCGCCATCCTCGCCTTCGCGACGCTGCACAACATCCCCGCCAACGTCCCATCCGCCACTGGAGCGCATAGCCCCGTTATCCTCGGTAAAATCGCCCCCGGCGGGAAACGGATGAAGTTTCATTTCGGATAA
- a CDS encoding DUF5615 family PIN-like protein, with translation MSRLFIELYLDEDIDVLAAELLRSRGFQVLTTQEANQRGASDADQLSYAARHGKAIVTHNRVHFEALAKEYATQGSSHYGIIIAVRRPIHELVRRLLQILNHAAADEMENQIRYI, from the coding sequence ATGAGCCGCCTTTTCATTGAATTGTATCTGGACGAGGATATTGACGTACTGGCCGCCGAATTATTGCGCAGCCGGGGATTCCAGGTTCTCACAACGCAAGAAGCCAACCAACGCGGCGCCTCCGACGCCGATCAATTATCGTATGCGGCGCGGCATGGCAAGGCGATCGTTACGCATAATCGCGTTCATTTCGAGGCATTAGCGAAAGAATACGCAACCCAAGGCTCTTCTCATTACGGCATCATTATTGCCGTTCGCCGTCCGATTCATGAACTTGTGCGCAGGCTTTTGCAGATTCTAAATCATGCGGCGGCCGATGAGATGGAGAATCAAATACGATATATCTGA
- a CDS encoding DUF433 domain-containing protein: MNQATEHCYIVSDDQVLNGEPIIKNTRTPVRAIVESWRLGILPEEIPQHLPHLTLAQVFDALSYYSDHQNEINAYIEKNRIPEDMIDPLVR; encoded by the coding sequence ATGAACCAAGCGACCGAACATTGCTATATAGTAAGCGACGATCAAGTTCTGAATGGCGAGCCAATCATAAAGAATACCCGTACTCCTGTCCGGGCGATCGTAGAATCGTGGCGTCTTGGCATCCTTCCCGAAGAGATTCCGCAGCATCTCCCGCATCTGACTTTGGCTCAAGTGTTCGATGCGCTGAGTTATTACAGCGATCACCAAAACGAGATTAACGCCTATATCGAAAAAAATCGCATTCCAGAGGACATGATTGATCCTCTAGTCCGGTAG
- a CDS encoding type II toxin-antitoxin system RelE/ParE family toxin: MIYELLLTRAAKKDREKIALDSKRRVDEELALLALNPRHYGVEKLKGVHSLYRVRSGDYRIIFSIDDHNRSVEIARIIPRKDAYR, translated from the coding sequence GTGATCTACGAGTTATTACTCACCCGCGCCGCTAAGAAAGACCGCGAGAAAATAGCGCTGGATTCTAAACGGCGCGTGGATGAAGAACTCGCGCTTCTTGCATTGAATCCGCGCCATTATGGAGTCGAAAAGCTCAAAGGCGTTCATTCTCTATATCGCGTCCGTAGCGGCGATTACCGCATAATTTTCTCCATTGACGATCATAACCGAAGCGTAGAAATTGCCAGAATAATTCCTCGAAAAGACGCATATCGTTAA
- a CDS encoding pectate lyase, with protein sequence MIYKNFSQIAILLFSISSSFAQKQLAFPSAEGHGKYTVGGRGGKVCEVTNLNDSSEGSLRAAVEAEGPRTVVFRISGTIDLKSNLTIRNPYITIAGQTAPGDGISIKRYPLSIGADEAIIRYIRVRLGDESGTDADAISSRYNKNLILDHVSASWSIDEVMSIYHCENVTVQWCLIAESLFQSNHVKGHHGFGGIWGCNNSTYHHNLLAHHSSRNPRFASGCGNTDYRNNVLYNWGYQSCYGGEKQQSGNPQFNFTRINMAANYYKPGPATKTGEVSHRIAEPTARNGAADAGQWYIADNVIEGNAAVSANNWDGGVQPADSVRIFKMNEPWPSMPISQQTAEEAYLSVLENAGATLPKRDAVDARIIEEVRNGFATYEGPNYKQNNTMQDESSKSGIIDSQNDVGGWPELKSAPAPADSDHDGMSDDWEKKNNLNTNDASDGNCIANDGYTMLEKYLNSIY encoded by the coding sequence ATGATTTATAAAAATTTTTCTCAAATAGCCATACTGCTTTTTAGTATTTCATCTAGCTTTGCCCAGAAGCAACTGGCATTTCCCAGCGCTGAAGGGCATGGAAAATATACGGTTGGTGGAAGAGGCGGCAAGGTATGCGAGGTGACGAACCTAAATGATTCTAGCGAAGGCAGCCTACGAGCCGCAGTTGAAGCGGAAGGACCGCGAACCGTTGTGTTTAGGATCTCAGGCACGATAGACTTAAAAAGCAATTTAACGATTCGCAATCCCTATATCACCATAGCCGGACAAACCGCGCCAGGAGATGGGATTTCCATTAAAAGATATCCATTATCGATTGGCGCCGACGAGGCAATCATTCGATATATTCGAGTGCGCTTGGGAGACGAATCGGGCACCGATGCCGATGCCATTTCAAGCCGATATAATAAGAACCTCATTTTAGACCATGTCTCGGCCAGCTGGAGCATTGACGAGGTGATGTCTATTTATCACTGTGAGAACGTAACGGTTCAATGGTGCTTGATCGCCGAAAGTCTATTTCAATCCAACCATGTCAAAGGACATCATGGATTTGGCGGAATATGGGGATGCAACAACAGCACCTACCATCATAACCTTCTGGCGCATCACTCCAGCAGAAATCCTCGTTTCGCTTCGGGATGCGGAAATACGGATTATCGAAATAACGTGTTATATAACTGGGGATATCAAAGTTGCTATGGCGGTGAAAAACAGCAATCGGGGAATCCCCAATTTAATTTCACGAGGATAAATATGGCGGCCAATTATTATAAGCCAGGACCTGCCACGAAAACCGGCGAGGTCTCGCACCGAATAGCAGAGCCTACGGCGCGCAATGGAGCCGCTGATGCTGGCCAATGGTATATTGCCGACAATGTTATAGAGGGTAATGCCGCCGTTTCGGCAAATAATTGGGATGGCGGCGTTCAACCTGCTGATTCAGTACGAATATTTAAGATGAATGAACCGTGGCCATCCATGCCCATTTCTCAGCAAACGGCAGAGGAGGCATATCTCTCGGTTCTTGAAAATGCAGGCGCTACCTTGCCCAAACGCGATGCGGTTGACGCGCGCATTATCGAAGAAGTTCGGAATGGTTTTGCAACCTATGAAGGACCAAATTACAAACAAAATAATACAATGCAAGACGAATCAAGTAAGAGCGGCATCATTGATTCTCAGAATGATGTTGGCGGCTGGCCCGAATTAAAAAGCGCCCCAGCCCCTGCCGACTCCGATCACGATGGGATGTCCGATGATTGGGAAAAGAAGAACAATCTTAATACCAACGATGCTTCCGACGGAAATTGTATTGCTAACGATGGTTACACTATGTTGGAGAAATACCTAAACAGTATTTATTGA
- the ggt gene encoding gamma-glutamyltransferase, whose amino-acid sequence MNRRDFMISGANLSLLSQADFSMLTAAANDLSPMKGRIVGTPGFIDQNKLRGRNQNRSTVVCRNGVGAASQTLAASAGVDILQAGGNAIDAAVAMSAMMSVVEPMSCGPGGDLFAIVWSEKEQKLAGLNASGRSPYAWNLDAAKKAGFTSQLPVLGPLTWSVPGCVSGWDALLRRFGKFSFKEVLAPAVQYACEGFVVSEIIGGYFSGAAEDFKDYPNAAQTYLTDGQPPQYGQVFRNPDLAATLEILIRDGADAFYKGEIAERIDQYSRERGGMLRLEDLRDHTAEWVEPVSTSYRGYGVWEIPPNGQGIAALQMLNLLEPFEIASLQPNSAEHLHLFIEAKKLAFEDRAVYYADPAKADVPIAWLISKDYARERVKRIDPRRAAVDVRPGALDGSQDTIYLCAADGEGNMVSLIQSIYHGWGSREVPTGLGFCLQNRGRSFSLDPNHRNRLEPHKRPFHTIIPGFVTREGRPRCAFGVMGGDMQPQGHVQVLMNIIDFGLSIQQAGEQPRVEHYGSSNPWGGGMVQGGTIGLEAGIEPAVIKRLEEMGHKIASVGTGMYGGYQAIWREDDPLRYFAGSDPRKDGCAAGY is encoded by the coding sequence ATGAATCGCCGTGATTTTATGATTTCAGGAGCCAATCTTAGCCTGTTATCGCAGGCGGATTTTTCTATGCTAACGGCTGCGGCGAACGATTTGTCGCCTATGAAGGGTAGGATTGTGGGAACGCCCGGTTTCATCGATCAAAACAAATTGCGCGGACGCAACCAAAACCGTTCTACCGTCGTTTGCCGCAATGGCGTTGGCGCTGCGAGCCAAACTCTCGCCGCCAGCGCGGGCGTCGATATTTTGCAGGCGGGCGGCAACGCCATCGACGCCGCTGTGGCTATGAGCGCCATGATGAGCGTCGTCGAGCCGATGAGCTGCGGCCCCGGCGGCGATCTCTTCGCCATCGTCTGGAGCGAGAAGGAGCAAAAACTCGCCGGACTCAACGCCAGCGGCCGTTCGCCCTACGCCTGGAATTTGGACGCTGCGAAGAAGGCGGGCTTCACCAGCCAGCTGCCCGTGCTCGGCCCTTTGACCTGGTCGGTTCCCGGCTGCGTCAGCGGCTGGGACGCCTTGCTGCGCCGCTTCGGCAAATTCTCGTTCAAAGAAGTCCTCGCTCCCGCAGTGCAATACGCCTGCGAAGGCTTCGTGGTTTCCGAAATCATCGGCGGCTATTTTTCCGGCGCGGCGGAGGATTTCAAGGATTACCCCAACGCAGCGCAAACCTATCTCACCGACGGCCAGCCGCCGCAATACGGCCAGGTTTTCCGCAATCCCGATCTCGCCGCCACTCTCGAAATTCTCATCCGCGACGGCGCCGACGCTTTCTATAAAGGCGAAATTGCCGAGCGCATCGATCAATATTCTCGCGAGCGCGGCGGAATGCTGCGCCTCGAAGACTTGCGGGATCATACGGCGGAATGGGTGGAGCCGGTTTCGACTTCTTATCGCGGCTACGGCGTTTGGGAAATTCCGCCCAACGGCCAGGGCATCGCCGCGCTGCAAATGCTCAACCTGCTGGAGCCATTCGAAATCGCCTCTCTTCAGCCCAACAGCGCCGAGCATCTGCATCTCTTCATCGAAGCCAAAAAGTTGGCCTTCGAAGACCGCGCCGTCTACTACGCCGATCCCGCCAAGGCGGACGTCCCCATCGCCTGGCTTATTTCCAAAGACTACGCCCGCGAGCGCGTGAAACGTATCGATCCCCGCCGCGCCGCCGTGGATGTACGTCCCGGCGCGCTGGATGGGTCGCAGGACACCATTTACCTCTGCGCCGCCGACGGCGAGGGCAACATGGTCTCCCTGATTCAGAGCATCTATCACGGCTGGGGATCGCGCGAGGTTCCGACCGGTCTCGGCTTCTGCCTGCAAAACCGGGGGCGCAGTTTCAGCCTCGATCCCAACCATCGCAACCGTCTCGAACCGCACAAGCGCCCCTTCCACACCATCATCCCCGGCTTCGTCACCCGCGAGGGACGTCCCCGCTGCGCTTTCGGCGTCATGGGCGGCGATATGCAGCCGCAAGGCCATGTGCAAGTGTTGATGAACATCATCGACTTCGGCCTATCGATCCAACAGGCGGGCGAACAGCCGCGCGTGGAGCATTACGGCAGTTCCAATCCGTGGGGCGGCGGCATGGTTCAGGGCGGAACCATCGGCCTGGAAGCGGGCATCGAACCCGCCGTCATTAAACGCCTGGAAGAGATGGGGCACAAAATCGCCAGCGTGGGAACGGGCATGTACGGCGGCTACCAAGCGATATGGCGCGAAGACGATCCCCTGCGCTACTTCGCAGGTTCCGATCCGCGCAAGGACGGCTGCGCGGCGGGGTATTGA
- a CDS encoding sugar phosphate isomerase/epimerase, giving the protein MIEKCAMTISRRRFLGTAAAAASPILLRSVAARAADKPNSDFNGVQIGVITYSYRSLPGSAQDLLKYITQCGISSVELMGEPAEQFAGIPSFPGPGARRGQMTDEQRKVMQQKQEEIRQWRKSAPMDKYQELRKLYNDAGVDIHIVKFGNIGDGNMPDEEIDYYFNAAKALGAKGITRELSEEAAKRLAPFADKHQIVIGFHNHTQLKPTTYDGSILSYSKYMGINFDVGHYLAGTNESPIAFLQKYHERILSLHIKDRKLNNGPNTPFGQGDTPVAAILQLMKKEKWTFPADIELEYDVPQGSDAVAEVTQCVQFCKEALA; this is encoded by the coding sequence ATGATAGAAAAATGCGCGATGACGATTTCAAGACGGCGGTTTTTAGGAACCGCCGCGGCGGCCGCTTCTCCAATTTTGTTGAGAAGCGTTGCGGCGCGGGCGGCGGATAAGCCCAACTCCGATTTCAACGGCGTGCAGATTGGAGTTATTACCTACAGTTACCGCAGCCTGCCCGGCTCGGCGCAGGATCTGCTCAAGTACATTACCCAATGCGGAATCAGCTCGGTCGAGTTGATGGGCGAACCGGCGGAACAATTCGCTGGGATACCATCCTTTCCCGGCCCGGGCGCCCGCCGTGGACAGATGACGGATGAACAAAGAAAAGTCATGCAGCAAAAGCAAGAAGAAATTCGCCAATGGCGCAAGTCGGCGCCGATGGATAAATACCAAGAATTGCGCAAGCTATATAACGACGCGGGCGTCGATATTCATATCGTCAAGTTCGGAAATATCGGCGACGGGAACATGCCGGACGAAGAGATCGATTACTACTTTAACGCGGCCAAAGCCCTCGGCGCCAAAGGAATCACCCGCGAACTTTCAGAAGAGGCGGCCAAGCGGTTGGCGCCATTCGCCGACAAGCATCAAATCGTCATCGGATTTCACAACCATACCCAACTCAAGCCGACGACGTACGACGGATCAATCTTATCTTATAGCAAATATATGGGAATCAATTTCGATGTGGGGCATTACCTCGCCGGAACCAACGAATCGCCCATTGCGTTCCTCCAAAAATATCACGAACGCATCCTCAGCCTTCACATCAAGGATCGCAAACTCAACAACGGTCCCAACACGCCGTTTGGACAGGGGGATACGCCGGTAGCGGCTATTCTTCAGCTGATGAAGAAAGAAAAATGGACGTTCCCCGCCGATATCGAGCTGGAATATGATGTTCCCCAAGGTTCGGACGCCGTGGCTGAAGTAACCCAATGCGTTCAATTTTGCAAGGAAGCGTTGGCGTAA